One window from the genome of Marinobacter sp. ANT_B65 encodes:
- the rplX gene encoding 50S ribosomal protein L24 has translation MKKIKRDDEVIVTTGKDKGKRGKVLKVQDDGKVIVSGINMMKKHTKPNPMLGTPGGIVEKEAPIQASNVAIFNPQTGKADRVGFQTKEDGAKMRIFKATKEAVDNQ, from the coding sequence ATGAAAAAGATCAAACGAGATGACGAAGTAATCGTCACCACGGGGAAAGACAAAGGTAAACGTGGTAAAGTTCTGAAAGTTCAGGACGATGGTAAAGTGATTGTTTCTGGCATCAATATGATGAAGAAGCACACCAAACCTAACCCGATGCTGGGCACCCCAGGTGGCATCGTCGAAAAAGAAGCACCTATCCAGGCTTCCAACGTGGCTATTTTTAATCCGCAGACCGGCAAAGCCGATCGTGTCGGCTTCCAGACCAAGGAAGACGGCGCAAAGATGCGGATCTTCAAAGCGACGAAAGAAGCTGTCGATAACCAGTAA
- the rplE gene encoding 50S ribosomal protein L5, whose product MLNMKEQYSKEVIPALQKEFGFTNIMQVPRIEKITLNMGVGEAVGDKKLIENAVADLERLAGQKVVVTKARKSVAGFKIREGWPIGCKVTLRGERMWDFFDRLVHIAVPRIRDFRGLNPKSFDGRGNYSMGVREQIIFPEIEYDKVDKIRGLDITITTSADTDDEGRELLKAFGFPFKK is encoded by the coding sequence ATGCTTAACATGAAAGAGCAGTACAGCAAGGAAGTGATACCCGCCCTGCAGAAAGAGTTCGGTTTTACGAACATCATGCAGGTACCGCGTATCGAAAAGATTACCCTGAACATGGGTGTCGGTGAGGCGGTTGGCGATAAAAAACTGATTGAAAATGCTGTGGCAGATCTCGAACGCCTGGCAGGTCAAAAGGTTGTTGTTACCAAGGCGCGTAAATCTGTTGCGGGTTTCAAGATCCGTGAAGGATGGCCGATTGGTTGTAAGGTTACCTTGCGCGGTGAGCGTATGTGGGACTTCTTTGATCGTCTGGTTCACATTGCGGTTCCCCGCATTCGTGACTTCCGCGGTCTGAATCCCAAGTCCTTTGACGGGCGCGGTAACTACAGCATGGGTGTGCGTGAGCAGATTATCTTTCCTGAGATCGAGTACGACAAAGTCGACAAGATCCGCGGTCTGGATATCACCATTACCACCAGTGCCGATACCGACGATGAAGGTCGTGAGCTGTTGAAAGCTTTCGGCTTTCCGTTCAAGAAATAA
- the rpsQ gene encoding 30S ribosomal protein S17: MTEANQTARTLSGKVVSNKMEKSIVVLVERQVKHPLYGKYMKRSTKIHAHDESNQCNIGDKVTIQETRPVSKTKSWALVEVTEHASKV; encoded by the coding sequence ATGACTGAAGCTAACCAAACTGCCAGAACTCTTAGCGGCAAGGTCGTGAGTAACAAGATGGAGAAATCCATCGTGGTACTGGTTGAACGTCAGGTAAAGCACCCTCTGTACGGTAAGTACATGAAGCGTTCAACCAAGATCCACGCTCATGATGAGAGCAACCAATGCAATATCGGTGACAAAGTGACTATTCAGGAAACCCGCCCGGTCTCCAAGACCAAGAGTTGGGCCCTGGTTGAAGTTACCGAACATGCGTCCAAGGTGTAA
- the rpsH gene encoding 30S ribosomal protein S8 produces the protein MSMQDTLADMVTRIRNAQMASKADVTMPSSKMKISVAQVLKDEGYVADFSVTTDVKPELTITLKYFGGKPVIESIKRVSRPSLRQYKGTGELPKVSGGLGVAIVSTSKGVMTDRAARAAGVGGEVICTVF, from the coding sequence ATGAGTATGCAAGACACGCTTGCGGATATGGTAACCCGTATACGCAACGCACAGATGGCATCGAAAGCAGACGTTACGATGCCGTCTTCAAAGATGAAGATCTCCGTGGCCCAAGTCCTTAAGGATGAAGGTTACGTTGCAGATTTTTCCGTTACAACTGACGTAAAGCCTGAGCTTACGATCACTCTGAAGTATTTCGGCGGTAAGCCGGTTATTGAGTCGATCAAGCGGGTTAGCCGTCCGAGCCTGCGCCAGTACAAGGGCACTGGGGAGCTACCGAAAGTATCCGGTGGTCTGGGAGTCGCGATTGTCTCTACGTCCAAGGGCGTAATGACAGACCGTGCTGCACGTGCTGCCGGCGTGGGTGGCGAAGTCATCTGCACCGTATTCTAG
- the rplN gene encoding 50S ribosomal protein L14 yields the protein MIQTQTMLEVADNSGARQVMCIKVLGGSHRRYASVGDVIKVTVKEAIPRGKVKKGQVLKAVVVRTRKGVRRPDGSLIRFDGNAAVLLNNQDAPIGTRIFGPVTRELRNEKFMKIISLAPEVL from the coding sequence ATGATTCAGACTCAGACAATGCTTGAAGTCGCGGATAACAGCGGTGCGCGTCAGGTGATGTGCATTAAGGTCCTGGGCGGTTCACACCGGCGCTATGCCAGCGTAGGGGATGTTATCAAGGTTACCGTAAAGGAAGCCATCCCCCGCGGGAAAGTGAAAAAGGGCCAGGTCCTGAAGGCTGTAGTAGTACGCACTCGCAAGGGTGTTCGCCGTCCCGATGGATCCCTGATCCGTTTTGACGGCAATGCGGCGGTACTTCTGAACAATCAGGACGCTCCCATTGGTACCCGTATCTTCGGACCGGTTACCCGTGAACTGCGAAATGAAAAGTTCATGAAAATTATCTCACTGGCACCCGAAGTACTTTAA
- the rplR gene encoding 50S ribosomal protein L18, producing the protein MSANNERLRRARKVRMKIRELGSTRLCVHRTPRHMYAQVTSADGSKVIATASTLDKELRQGATGNVDAAKKVGQLIAERAKAAGVERVAFDRSGYRYHGRVQALADAAREAGLQF; encoded by the coding sequence ATGAGCGCGAATAACGAAAGATTGCGTCGCGCACGCAAAGTGCGCATGAAGATCCGTGAGCTGGGCTCGACACGTTTGTGCGTTCATCGCACCCCGCGTCACATGTACGCCCAGGTTACATCCGCAGATGGCAGCAAAGTAATTGCCACTGCCTCCACGTTGGATAAGGAATTGCGCCAGGGTGCAACCGGTAACGTGGACGCTGCTAAAAAGGTTGGTCAGCTGATCGCTGAGCGTGCCAAGGCAGCAGGTGTTGAGCGGGTCGCATTTGACCGCTCCGGTTACCGTTATCACGGGCGTGTACAGGCTCTTGCCGATGCAGCTCGTGAAGCTGGCTTGCAATTCTAA
- the rpmC gene encoding 50S ribosomal protein L29, with protein MKATELREKSAAELNKELIDLLKEQFNLRMRKATGQLNQSHLLAGVKRDIARVKTVLNEKAGK; from the coding sequence ATGAAAGCAACAGAGCTGCGTGAAAAATCAGCCGCGGAGCTGAATAAGGAGCTGATCGATCTCCTGAAGGAGCAGTTCAATCTGCGTATGCGCAAGGCAACAGGTCAGCTCAATCAGTCTCACCTTCTCGCCGGGGTGAAGCGTGATATTGCTCGCGTGAAAACAGTTTTGAACGAAAAGGCAGGAAAGTGA
- the rpsN gene encoding 30S ribosomal protein S14, with protein sequence MAKVSMKNRELKREQTVAKFAAKRAELKAIIKNPNTSDDDRWNAQMKLQQLPRDASPSRLRNRCQVTGRPHGVLRKFELSRIKLREYGMRGDVPGLTKASW encoded by the coding sequence ATGGCTAAGGTTTCCATGAAAAACCGTGAGCTCAAGCGCGAGCAAACTGTTGCGAAATTTGCAGCGAAGCGTGCAGAGCTCAAGGCGATTATCAAGAACCCAAATACCAGCGATGATGACCGTTGGAATGCACAGATGAAGCTCCAGCAGCTTCCTCGCGATGCTTCTCCTTCGCGCCTTCGTAATCGTTGCCAGGTGACTGGTCGTCCCCATGGCGTTCTACGCAAGTTCGAACTTTCCCGGATTAAACTCCGTGAGTACGGCATGCGTGGCGACGTTCCGGGCCTGACCAAGGCAAGCTGGTAA
- the rplP gene encoding 50S ribosomal protein L16, whose amino-acid sequence MLQPKRTKFRKVMKGRNTGLAHRANKVSFGEYGLKATSRGRITARQIEAARRTMTRKIKRGGKIWIRVFPDKPITGKPLEVRMGKGKGSVEYWVAEIQPGRMLYEMEGVAEDVAREAFTLAAAKLPVQTTFVTRTVM is encoded by the coding sequence ATGCTGCAACCAAAACGCACCAAATTTCGCAAGGTAATGAAAGGCCGTAACACGGGTCTTGCTCACCGTGCCAACAAGGTGAGCTTCGGTGAATACGGATTGAAAGCGACGAGTCGCGGACGTATAACTGCTCGCCAGATTGAAGCGGCACGACGTACCATGACTCGTAAAATCAAGCGGGGTGGTAAGATCTGGATCCGGGTTTTCCCGGACAAGCCGATCACCGGAAAGCCGCTTGAAGTACGTATGGGTAAAGGTAAGGGTTCTGTTGAGTATTGGGTGGCGGAAATTCAGCCAGGCCGTATGCTCTACGAGATGGAAGGCGTTGCTGAAGATGTTGCACGCGAAGCCTTCACACTCGCAGCGGCCAAGCTGCCGGTACAGACCACCTTCGTAACTAGGACGGTGATGTGA
- the rplF gene encoding 50S ribosomal protein L6, whose protein sequence is MSRVANNPVVLPSGVEVKLNGQEISVKGSKGALEFSIHQAVEVKQEENLLRFAARDGAQKSRALAGTTRALVNNMVTGVSAGFERKLQLIGVGYRAQAQGKKLNLTLGFSHPVEYELPEGITAETPSNTEVVIRGIDKQQVGHVAAEIRAFRPPEPYKGKGVRYADEQVRRKEAKKK, encoded by the coding sequence ATGTCCAGGGTTGCCAATAATCCTGTCGTGCTGCCTTCCGGTGTTGAGGTTAAGCTAAACGGACAGGAAATTAGTGTAAAGGGCTCCAAAGGAGCACTTGAGTTTTCGATTCACCAAGCGGTTGAGGTTAAGCAGGAAGAGAATCTTCTTCGCTTTGCAGCACGCGATGGTGCCCAAAAGTCCCGCGCTCTTGCTGGTACGACCCGCGCGCTGGTCAATAATATGGTGACCGGTGTATCCGCTGGCTTCGAGCGTAAGCTCCAGCTAATCGGTGTAGGTTATCGGGCCCAGGCACAAGGTAAGAAGCTCAATCTGACACTGGGTTTTTCTCACCCGGTAGAATATGAGCTGCCCGAGGGGATTACCGCCGAAACTCCGTCCAATACGGAAGTAGTTATTCGCGGTATCGACAAGCAACAGGTTGGCCACGTCGCTGCGGAAATCCGCGCGTTCCGTCCGCCCGAGCCTTATAAAGGCAAAGGTGTTCGGTATGCGGATGAGCAGGTAAGACGTAAAGAAGCCAAGAAGAAATAA